The Oxalobacteraceae bacterium OTU3CINTB1 genome includes a window with the following:
- the gshA gene encoding glutamate--cysteine ligase — protein MVPHLVTALTGPLLDLEEKILAATPAIERWFRLEWQEHTPPFYCSVDMRNAGYKLAPVDTNLFPGGFNHLATEMLPLSVQAAMAAIDKYCPDARNLLLIPEIHQRHPTYWQNVARLMQIFRQTGLHVRLGSLSPEVTQPTPIALPDGNMLVVEPLVRSANGRRVGLKDFDPCTILLNNDLSAGIPEILQNIHEQSLLPPLHAGWAVRRKSNHLNAYDEVVKKFGKLIGVDPWMLNPFHAKCDAVNFRTGDGYDCLAANVDALLAKIKKKYKEYGMKEHKPFVIVKPDAGTYGTSILTIKDSSEIKDLSQAQRDKMIVIKDGKEVTDFIIQEGVPTFESIKDDVAEPVVYMIDRYVVGGFYRVHAEKGVDQNLNAPGSQYVPLAFAQQHAVPDLKAKPGTAAPNRFYVYGVVARLALLAASLEMERTDPNPEVY, from the coding sequence ATGGTTCCCCATCTCGTCACGGCTCTGACCGGTCCGCTGCTCGATCTCGAAGAAAAAATCCTGGCCGCCACGCCGGCCATTGAGCGCTGGTTCCGTCTGGAATGGCAGGAACACACGCCGCCGTTCTATTGCTCGGTCGATATGCGCAACGCCGGCTACAAGCTGGCGCCGGTCGATACCAACCTGTTCCCGGGCGGTTTCAACCACTTGGCCACGGAAATGCTGCCGCTGTCGGTGCAGGCCGCGATGGCCGCGATCGACAAATATTGTCCTGACGCGCGCAATCTGCTGCTGATCCCGGAAATCCACCAGCGCCACCCGACCTACTGGCAAAACGTCGCGCGGCTGATGCAGATTTTCCGCCAGACCGGCCTGCACGTGCGCCTCGGTTCGCTGTCGCCGGAGGTCACGCAGCCGACCCCGATCGCTCTGCCGGACGGCAATATGCTGGTGGTCGAGCCGCTGGTGCGCTCGGCCAACGGCCGCCGCGTCGGCCTGAAGGACTTCGATCCGTGCACGATTTTGCTCAACAACGACCTGTCGGCCGGCATTCCGGAGATTTTGCAGAACATCCATGAGCAGAGCCTGCTGCCGCCGCTGCACGCCGGCTGGGCCGTGCGCCGCAAGAGCAACCACCTGAACGCGTATGACGAGGTGGTCAAGAAGTTCGGCAAGCTGATCGGCGTCGATCCGTGGATGCTCAACCCGTTCCACGCCAAGTGCGACGCGGTCAACTTCCGCACCGGCGACGGCTACGATTGCCTGGCCGCCAATGTCGACGCGCTGCTGGCCAAGATCAAGAAGAAGTACAAGGAATACGGCATGAAGGAGCACAAGCCCTTCGTGATCGTCAAACCGGACGCCGGGACCTACGGCACCAGCATCCTGACGATCAAGGATTCCAGTGAAATCAAGGACTTGAGCCAGGCCCAGCGCGACAAGATGATCGTCATCAAGGATGGCAAGGAAGTGACCGACTTCATCATCCAGGAGGGCGTGCCGACCTTCGAGAGCATCAAGGACGACGTCGCCGAGCCGGTGGTGTACATGATCGACCGCTACGTGGTGGGCGGTTTCTACCGCGTGCACGCGGAAAAGGGCGTCGACCAGAACCTCAACGCGCCCGGTTCGCAGTACGTGCCGCTGGCGTTCGCGCAGCAGCACGCGGTGCCGGATTTGAAGGCGAAGCCGGGCACGGCGGCGCCGAACCGTTTCTACGTCTACGGCGTGGTGGCGCGGCTGGCGCTGCTGGCGGCGTCGCTGGAAATGGAACGCACCGATCCCAATCCGGAAGTGTATTAA
- the amt gene encoding ammonium transporter, with protein MMVATLLVILMTIPGLALFYGGLVRSKNMLSILMQVFMVFALIVVLWCVYGYSLAFTEGNAFYGKFDRAFLNGIWDPAKGAFSYAATFSKGVVIPEFIYVAFQATFAAITCGLIVGAFAERAKFTAVLAFVVLWFTFAYLPIAHMVWFWTGPDAIKDAATAATEGAKAGFLFQKGALDFAGGTVVHINAAVAGLVGAYMIGKRVGYGRESMAPHSVTMTMIGASLLWVGWFGFNAGSALEAADIAALAFINTLLATAAATVAWVFAEWIFKGKPSMLGGASGAVAGLVAITPACGFVGPMGALVIGLAAGVVCLWGVNGLKRLLGADDSLDVFGVHGVGGILGAILTGVFAAPSLGGQGIFDYVANKASPDYSIMGQVTTQATAVGVTILWSAVVSFIAYKLVDVVIGLRVPEEEEREGLDITTHGESAYHA; from the coding sequence ATGATGGTCGCGACCCTGCTGGTGATCCTGATGACGATTCCCGGCCTGGCGCTGTTCTACGGCGGCCTGGTCCGTTCCAAAAACATGCTGTCGATCCTGATGCAGGTGTTCATGGTCTTCGCCCTGATCGTGGTGCTGTGGTGCGTGTACGGCTATTCGCTGGCATTCACCGAAGGCAACGCCTTCTACGGCAAATTCGACCGTGCCTTCCTGAACGGCATCTGGGATCCGGCCAAGGGCGCCTTCTCGTACGCCGCCACCTTCAGCAAGGGCGTGGTCATTCCTGAATTTATCTACGTCGCCTTCCAGGCCACGTTCGCCGCCATCACCTGCGGCCTGATCGTCGGCGCCTTCGCCGAACGCGCCAAGTTCACCGCCGTGCTCGCTTTTGTCGTGCTGTGGTTCACCTTCGCCTACCTGCCGATCGCCCACATGGTCTGGTTCTGGACCGGTCCGGACGCGATCAAGGACGCGGCCACCGCCGCCACCGAAGGCGCCAAAGCGGGCTTCCTGTTCCAAAAAGGCGCGCTGGACTTCGCCGGCGGCACCGTGGTGCACATCAACGCCGCGGTTGCCGGCCTGGTCGGTGCCTACATGATCGGCAAACGCGTCGGCTACGGCCGCGAATCGATGGCCCCGCACTCGGTCACCATGACCATGATCGGCGCCTCGCTGCTGTGGGTCGGCTGGTTCGGTTTCAACGCCGGTTCGGCGCTGGAAGCCGCTGACATCGCCGCGCTGGCCTTCATCAACACCTTGCTGGCAACCGCCGCCGCCACCGTGGCCTGGGTATTCGCCGAGTGGATCTTCAAAGGCAAGCCATCGATGCTCGGTGGCGCCTCGGGTGCGGTGGCCGGTCTGGTCGCCATCACCCCGGCCTGCGGTTTCGTCGGCCCGATGGGCGCGCTGGTCATCGGCCTGGCCGCCGGCGTCGTCTGCCTGTGGGGTGTGAACGGTCTGAAACGCCTGCTGGGCGCCGACGACTCCCTGGACGTGTTCGGCGTCCATGGCGTCGGCGGTATCCTCGGCGCGATCCTGACCGGCGTGTTCGCTGCGCCGTCGCTGGGCGGCCAGGGCATCTTCGACTACGTTGCCAACAAAGCATCGCCTGACTACTCGATCATGGGCCAGGTCACCACCCAGGCGACCGCCGTCGGCGTCACCATCCTGTGGTCGGCTGTCGTCTCGTTCATCGCCTACAAATTGGTCGACGTGGTCATCGGCCTGCGCGTTCCGGAAGAGGAAGAGCGCGAAGGCCTGGACATCACCACCCACGGCGAGTCCGCTTACCACGCTTAA
- a CDS encoding P-II family nitrogen regulator, giving the protein MKMITAIIKPFKLDEVREALSAINVQGITVTEVKGFGRQKGHTELYRGAEYVVDFLPKTKIEAAVDDAIVEQAIEAIEGAARTGKIGDGKIFVYNLEQVIRIRTGETGHEAL; this is encoded by the coding sequence ATGAAAATGATTACCGCCATTATCAAGCCGTTCAAGCTCGACGAGGTCCGCGAGGCCTTGTCGGCGATCAACGTGCAAGGCATTACCGTGACCGAGGTGAAAGGCTTCGGCCGCCAGAAAGGCCACACCGAGCTGTATCGCGGTGCCGAGTACGTCGTGGACTTCCTGCCGAAGACCAAGATCGAGGCGGCGGTGGACGATGCCATCGTCGAACAGGCGATCGAAGCGATTGAAGGCGCTGCCCGCACCGGCAAAATCGGTGACGGCAAGATCTTTGTGTACAACCTGGAACAGGTGATCCGTATTCGTACCGGTGAAACCGGCCACGAAGCTCTTTAA
- a CDS encoding TorF family putative porin, which translates to MKSTNLTLIAALTFAFATMSASALAQEAQPAPAAPAAAEPAPDHQISYNVAVATDYRYRGISQTRLNPALQGGVDYVNNPTGLYVGTWASTIKWVKDGGGDADMEIDVYGGKRGEFAPNVTYDVGGLYYYYPSNKLATSANTFELYAQLGVGPFSVKYSRSTTNLFGTADSKDSGYVDAQLNTEIYDGYILNVHLGRQTVKNNSAFSYNDYKLGFTKDFGVVTVAVAAFSTDTDAYVGRGKNLGKTGAVLTISKTF; encoded by the coding sequence ATGAAAAGCACGAACCTGACCCTGATCGCAGCACTGACCTTCGCATTCGCCACCATGAGCGCTTCGGCGCTGGCCCAGGAAGCGCAACCCGCGCCTGCGGCCCCGGCCGCTGCCGAACCGGCACCGGACCACCAGATCAGCTACAACGTCGCTGTCGCCACCGACTACCGTTATCGCGGCATCTCGCAAACCCGTCTCAATCCAGCGCTGCAAGGCGGCGTGGATTACGTGAACAATCCGACCGGCCTGTATGTCGGCACCTGGGCCTCGACCATCAAGTGGGTCAAGGACGGTGGCGGCGACGCCGATATGGAAATCGATGTCTACGGTGGCAAGCGCGGCGAGTTCGCCCCGAATGTCACCTACGATGTCGGCGGCCTGTATTACTACTACCCGTCGAACAAGCTGGCCACCAGCGCCAACACCTTCGAGTTGTACGCCCAACTCGGCGTCGGTCCATTCTCCGTCAAGTATTCCCGCTCGACCACCAATCTGTTCGGCACCGCCGACAGCAAGGACAGCGGCTACGTCGACGCCCAGCTCAACACCGAGATCTATGACGGCTACATCCTGAACGTCCACCTGGGCCGCCAGACCGTCAAGAACAACTCCGCCTTCAGCTACAACGACTACAAACTCGGCTTCACCAAAGATTTCGGCGTCGTGACCGTGGCCGTGGCCGCGTTCTCCACCGATACCGACGCCTATGTCGGCCGCGGCAAGAACCTCGGCAAAACCGGCGCCGTGCTGACCATTTCCAAAACCTTCTAA
- a CDS encoding accessory factor UbiK family protein produces the protein MDMNTFFNDLQNKISQAVQNSPAKDIEKNVKSMMTQGFSKLDLVTREEFDVQTQVLAKTRAKLETLETRLAELEAKAAPPKSDIII, from the coding sequence ATGGATATGAACACTTTTTTTAACGACTTGCAGAACAAGATCAGCCAAGCCGTCCAAAACTCACCAGCAAAGGACATTGAGAAGAACGTCAAGTCCATGATGACGCAGGGATTCTCCAAACTGGACCTGGTAACGCGCGAGGAATTTGATGTTCAAACGCAAGTTTTAGCGAAAACCCGCGCCAAGCTGGAAACGCTGGAGACGCGTCTGGCGGAACTGGAAGCGAAAGCGGCGCCGCCCAAGAGCGATATCATCATCTGA
- a CDS encoding group 1 truncated hemoglobin, whose protein sequence is MKLVSNVIILAFAFAVGENTHAQERTLYERLGGGEALTRAANELVENVSHDPLTRRSFEGVALKPLKAKVAEHLCVISSGPCTYSGENMAVAHTGLAITADEFRIMGAYLHTAFLRQGADPQALSELEAILESLRPDILNK, encoded by the coding sequence GTGAAACTTGTCAGTAACGTAATAATTCTAGCGTTCGCTTTCGCGGTCGGCGAAAACACTCACGCGCAAGAGAGGACACTCTACGAACGACTCGGTGGCGGCGAAGCTCTCACCCGGGCGGCAAACGAACTAGTCGAGAACGTTTCACATGACCCCCTTACACGCCGTTCATTCGAAGGGGTGGCGTTGAAACCATTAAAGGCCAAGGTGGCCGAGCATCTGTGCGTCATTTCCAGCGGGCCCTGCACGTACAGCGGCGAGAACATGGCTGTTGCCCACACGGGGCTGGCGATCACGGCTGACGAGTTTCGGATCATGGGCGCCTACCTGCACACAGCGTTTTTACGTCAAGGGGCGGACCCCCAAGCCCTATCCGAGTTGGAAGCAATCCTCGAAAGCCTGCGTCCAGATATTCTGAATAAATAG
- a CDS encoding lytic transglycosylase domain-containing protein has translation MMAPVAQAGNQKEEALADAVRVALANSIKDATPPQITFRNDAERLRYEGWLAQMSARLKRKLPDEQTRHEFLATVWYESRRAGLEPGMVLGLIQVESAYRKYAVSLVGARGYMQVMPFWTNVIGDRDRSALFNMQTNLRYGCAILRMYIDMEGGNLYLALGRYNGSRGRPQYPNAVLAAWNNWK, from the coding sequence ATGATGGCGCCGGTGGCGCAAGCCGGCAATCAGAAGGAGGAGGCGCTGGCCGATGCGGTCCGCGTCGCCCTCGCCAACAGCATCAAGGATGCGACCCCGCCGCAGATCACCTTCCGCAACGACGCAGAACGGCTGCGTTATGAGGGCTGGCTGGCGCAGATGTCGGCCCGCCTCAAGCGCAAGCTGCCCGACGAGCAAACCCGCCATGAGTTTCTTGCCACCGTGTGGTACGAATCGCGTCGCGCCGGGCTGGAGCCGGGCATGGTGCTGGGGTTGATCCAGGTGGAGTCGGCGTATCGCAAGTACGCTGTTTCGCTGGTGGGCGCGCGCGGCTATATGCAGGTGATGCCGTTCTGGACCAATGTGATCGGCGACCGCGACCGCAGCGCGCTGTTCAATATGCAGACGAATCTGCGCTACGGCTGCGCGATTTTGCGCATGTACATCGACATGGAGGGCGGCAACCTCTACCTTGCGCTGGGCCGCTACAACGGCAGCCGGGGCCGGCCGCAATACCCGAACGCCGTGCTCGCGGCGTGGAACAACTGGAAATAA
- a CDS encoding proline--tRNA ligase, with amino-acid sequence MRASRFFISTLKEAPSDAEIVSHQLMMRAGMIKRLGSGIYTYMPMGLRVIRKVEAIVREEMNKSAAIELLMPLIQPAELWQETGRWDKMGAELLRIKDRHGREFAFQPTAEEVITDVVRSEIKSYRQLPLNFYHIQTKFRDERRPRFGLMRGREFTMKDAYSFDRDLAGMQASYQIMYDAYVRIFNRFGLKFRAVAADNGAIGGTGSHEFHVIASTGEDAVVYCPTSDYAANMEAAEALPLNATRPAAVQALTKVATPDATKCELVAEQLKLPLAQTVKTLALTVETEKDGKVAKQYFMLLLRGDHELNEVKMGKVAGLAAHRFSTEAEILEVYGCVPGYLGPIGTKAPVTVVADRTVANMADFVCGANDAGFHYTGANWGRDVAEPAIVADLRNVVEGDASPDGKGVLAIERGIEVGHVFQLGTAYSEAMKATFLDENGKPAPLQMGCYGIGITRILGAAIEQNFDDKGIIWPTSLAPFELVLCPMGMDRSEAVKEAAEKLYADAQAAGIDVILDDRGLRPGGMFADWELIGVPHRVVIGDRGLKEGNLEYQGRRDTEATAVPVADVISFIQGKMSQ; translated from the coding sequence ATGCGCGCCTCACGATTTTTTATTTCCACGCTTAAAGAAGCGCCTTCCGACGCCGAGATCGTCAGTCACCAGTTAATGATGCGCGCCGGCATGATCAAGCGCCTGGGCTCGGGCATCTACACGTACATGCCGATGGGCCTGCGCGTCATCCGCAAAGTCGAAGCGATCGTACGCGAAGAGATGAACAAGTCCGCCGCCATTGAGCTGCTGATGCCGCTGATCCAGCCGGCCGAGCTGTGGCAGGAAACCGGCCGCTGGGACAAGATGGGTGCAGAGTTGCTGCGCATCAAGGATCGCCACGGCCGCGAATTCGCCTTCCAGCCAACCGCCGAGGAAGTCATCACCGACGTCGTCCGCTCGGAAATTAAATCGTACCGTCAACTTCCGTTGAATTTTTACCACATTCAGACCAAGTTCCGCGACGAGCGCCGCCCGCGCTTCGGCCTGATGCGCGGCCGCGAATTTACGATGAAGGATGCGTACTCGTTCGACCGCGACCTGGCCGGCATGCAAGCGTCGTACCAGATCATGTATGACGCCTATGTGCGCATTTTCAACCGCTTCGGCCTGAAGTTCCGCGCCGTGGCGGCCGACAACGGCGCCATCGGCGGCACCGGTTCGCACGAATTCCACGTCATCGCCAGCACCGGCGAGGACGCGGTCGTCTACTGCCCGACCTCCGACTACGCGGCCAACATGGAAGCGGCCGAAGCGTTGCCGCTGAACGCCACCCGTCCAGCCGCCGTCCAGGCGCTGACCAAGGTCGCCACGCCGGACGCCACCAAGTGCGAGCTGGTCGCCGAGCAGCTCAAGCTGCCGCTGGCGCAGACCGTCAAAACCTTGGCGCTGACCGTCGAGACCGAAAAAGACGGCAAAGTGGCTAAACAGTATTTCATGTTGCTGCTGCGCGGCGACCATGAACTGAACGAAGTCAAGATGGGCAAAGTGGCCGGCCTGGCCGCGCACCGCTTCTCGACCGAGGCGGAAATCCTGGAAGTGTACGGCTGCGTGCCCGGCTATTTGGGTCCGATCGGCACCAAGGCCCCGGTCACCGTGGTGGCCGACCGCACCGTCGCCAACATGGCCGATTTCGTCTGCGGCGCCAACGACGCCGGCTTCCACTACACCGGCGCCAACTGGGGCCGCGACGTGGCGGAACCTGCCATCGTCGCCGACCTGCGCAACGTCGTCGAAGGCGACGCCTCGCCGGACGGCAAGGGCGTGCTGGCGATCGAGCGCGGCATCGAAGTGGGCCACGTGTTCCAGCTCGGCACCGCGTACTCGGAAGCGATGAAGGCCACCTTCCTCGACGAGAACGGCAAGCCGGCGCCGCTGCAGATGGGTTGCTACGGTATCGGCATCACGCGTATCCTGGGCGCCGCCATCGAGCAGAACTTCGACGACAAAGGCATCATCTGGCCGACGTCGCTGGCGCCGTTCGAACTGGTGCTGTGCCCGATGGGCATGGATCGCAGCGAGGCGGTCAAGGAAGCGGCCGAGAAGCTGTACGCGGACGCGCAGGCGGCCGGCATCGACGTCATCCTCGACGACCGTGGCCTGCGTCCGGGCGGCATGTTCGCGGACTGGGAGCTGATCGGCGTGCCGCACCGCGTGGTGATCGGCGACCGTGGCCTGAAGGAAGGCAACCTGGAATACCAGGGCCGCCGCGACACCGAAGCGACCGCCGTGCCGGTGGCCGATGTGATCAGCTTCATCCAGGGCAAAATGTCGCAGTGA
- a CDS encoding RNA pyrophosphohydrolase, whose amino-acid sequence MLDREGFRPNVGIILLNAQNEVWWGKRVREHSWQFPQGGIKYGETPEQAMYRELEEEIGLRAEHVKIVGRTRDWLRYEVPDHFIKREIRGHYRGQKQIWFLLRMCARDNDVNLRLTDHPEFDAWRWHEYWVPLDVVIEFKRDVYQRALQELSRFLTWPANGHDRRQHGSRYLRQAHAPRPNPEPPGSACAPTEAASTATVATVAAGPAEPVKSGS is encoded by the coding sequence ATGCTCGATCGGGAGGGGTTTCGGCCCAACGTCGGCATCATCCTGCTCAACGCGCAGAACGAGGTGTGGTGGGGCAAACGGGTGCGCGAGCATTCGTGGCAGTTTCCGCAAGGCGGCATCAAATATGGAGAAACGCCTGAGCAGGCGATGTACCGGGAGTTGGAGGAAGAGATCGGCCTGCGGGCCGAGCACGTAAAAATCGTCGGCCGCACCCGCGACTGGCTGCGCTATGAGGTGCCGGATCATTTCATCAAGCGGGAAATCCGCGGCCATTACCGTGGCCAGAAGCAGATTTGGTTCCTGCTGCGCATGTGCGCGCGCGACAACGACGTCAACCTGCGCCTGACGGACCATCCGGAATTCGACGCCTGGCGCTGGCACGAGTATTGGGTGCCGCTGGACGTGGTGATCGAGTTCAAGCGCGACGTCTACCAGCGCGCGCTGCAGGAGCTGTCGCGTTTCCTGACGTGGCCGGCCAACGGCCACGACCGGCGCCAGCACGGCTCGCGCTACCTGCGCCAGGCGCACGCGCCGCGTCCGAACCCGGAACCACCGGGCTCGGCCTGCGCGCCGACCGAGGCGGCATCCACGGCCACCGTGGCCACCGTCGCGGCGGGGCCGGCCGAGCCGGTCAAAAGCGGCAGCTGA
- a CDS encoding DUF1841 family protein — MFNPSSDDVRRFFCEAYRKQRANEILTPLEAMAADWARHHPEYHDVLADVDAALARDYSVEGAQANPFLHLSMHLSIDEQISIDQPRGIRDAATALTLKLDSAHEAQHEIMECLGEMIWNAQRTGTPPDGDAYIEAIKRRIK; from the coding sequence ATGTTCAATCCATCATCCGACGACGTCCGCCGCTTCTTCTGCGAGGCCTACCGCAAGCAGCGGGCCAACGAAATCCTCACCCCGCTCGAAGCGATGGCGGCCGACTGGGCGCGCCACCATCCCGAATACCATGATGTGCTGGCCGACGTCGACGCGGCGCTGGCGCGCGATTACTCGGTCGAAGGCGCGCAAGCCAATCCCTTCCTGCATTTGTCGATGCACCTGTCGATCGACGAGCAGATCTCGATCGACCAGCCGCGCGGCATCCGCGACGCCGCCACCGCCCTCACCCTCAAGCTCGATTCCGCGCACGAAGCGCAGCACGAAATCATGGAATGCCTGGGCGAGATGATCTGGAACGCCCAGCGCACCGGCACGCCTCCCGACGGCGACGCCTACATCGAAGCCATCAAGCGCCGTATCAAATAA
- the mqo gene encoding malate dehydrogenase (quinone), whose amino-acid sequence MRKSLLILMSCLILAACSKSPAPSDDKPVDVLLVGAGTMSATLGAMLKEMDPSLTMAIYERMDSVAAESSDAMNNAGTGHSAFAELNYTPEAADGHIETKKAVEINEQFEISKQFWAYQVKNKYIGAPQTFINNVPHMAFVWGDDNINFLRKRYAALQKENLFKGMLYSEDPAVIQQWAPLIMTGRDKGQKVAATRMEIGTDVNFGNLTRALVKHLTDSHGTTLNLRHQVEDIKRGTDGNWNVTVKNLADDSVKTVRAKFVFIGAGGGSLPLLEKSGIPEAKGYGGVPVGGQWLVTTNQALIDQHAAKVYGKASVGSPPMSVPHLDTRIIDGKKALLFGPFATFSTKFLKNGSWIDLPASIDSGNVRPMLQAGYDNIPLTKYLVGQVMNSPEDRLAALKEYLPTAKLEDWTLQNAGQRVQIVKDDPEKGGLLQFGTEVVGSADGSIVALLGASPGASTAPPIMIKVLQTAFKAKLATPEWDAKMKAMVPSYGHKLNGDPVLANKIRHYSSDILGLKAFTLDEPAVAAAPAEAAAK is encoded by the coding sequence ATGCGTAAGTCATTATTAATTTTGATGTCGTGCCTGATCCTGGCGGCATGTAGCAAATCGCCCGCGCCGTCGGACGACAAACCGGTCGACGTGCTGCTCGTCGGCGCCGGCACCATGAGCGCCACCCTGGGCGCCATGCTCAAGGAAATGGACCCGAGCCTGACCATGGCCATCTACGAGCGCATGGATTCGGTCGCCGCCGAGAGCTCGGACGCGATGAACAACGCCGGCACCGGCCACTCGGCCTTTGCCGAACTGAATTACACGCCGGAAGCGGCCGACGGCCACATCGAAACCAAGAAAGCGGTCGAAATCAACGAGCAGTTCGAGATTTCCAAGCAATTCTGGGCCTACCAGGTCAAGAACAAGTACATCGGCGCGCCGCAAACCTTCATCAACAACGTGCCGCACATGGCCTTTGTCTGGGGCGACGACAACATCAACTTCCTGCGCAAGCGCTACGCCGCGCTGCAGAAGGAAAACCTGTTCAAGGGCATGCTGTACTCGGAAGATCCGGCCGTCATCCAGCAATGGGCGCCGCTGATCATGACCGGCCGCGACAAGGGCCAGAAAGTGGCCGCCACCCGCATGGAAATCGGCACCGACGTCAACTTCGGCAACCTGACCCGCGCGCTGGTCAAGCACCTGACCGACAGCCACGGCACCACCTTGAACCTGCGCCACCAGGTCGAAGACATCAAGCGCGGCACCGACGGCAACTGGAACGTCACCGTCAAGAACCTGGCCGACGACTCCGTCAAGACCGTGCGCGCCAAGTTCGTGTTCATCGGCGCCGGCGGCGGTTCGCTGCCGCTGCTGGAAAAATCGGGCATCCCGGAAGCCAAGGGCTACGGCGGCGTGCCGGTCGGCGGCCAATGGCTGGTCACCACCAACCAGGCGCTGATCGACCAGCACGCCGCCAAGGTGTACGGCAAGGCGTCGGTCGGCTCGCCGCCGATGTCGGTGCCGCACCTGGATACCCGCATCATCGACGGCAAGAAAGCGTTGCTGTTCGGCCCGTTCGCCACGTTCTCGACCAAGTTCCTGAAAAACGGTTCGTGGATCGACCTGCCGGCCTCGATCGACAGCGGCAACGTCCGCCCGATGCTGCAAGCCGGCTACGACAACATCCCACTGACCAAGTACCTGGTCGGCCAAGTGATGAATTCGCCTGAAGACCGTCTGGCCGCGCTGAAAGAATACCTGCCGACCGCCAAGCTGGAAGACTGGACCTTGCAAAACGCCGGCCAGCGCGTGCAGATCGTCAAGGACGACCCGGAAAAAGGCGGCCTGCTGCAGTTCGGTACGGAAGTGGTCGGTTCGGCCGACGGCAGCATCGTCGCGTTGCTGGGCGCCTCGCCAGGCGCCTCGACCGCGCCGCCGATCATGATCAAAGTGTTGCAGACCGCGTTCAAGGCCAAGCTGGCCACGCCGGAATGGGACGCGAAAATGAAGGCCATGGTGCCGTCCTACGGTCACAAGCTGAACGGCGATCCTGTCCTGGCGAACAAGATCCGCCACTACAGCAGCGATATTCTGGGCCTGAAGGCGTTCACGCTGGATGAGCCGGCAGTCGCCGCCGCACCCGCAGAGGCCGCAGCCAAATAA
- a CDS encoding cytochrome c, with amino-acid sequence MKKLIAAVFCSALSFSAVAGGNVAAGKAVADKYSCFTCHGKDYNSPIDPSYPKLAGQHKDYIQHALTAYKRGDGANGRNNAIMTGQVKPLTNQDIKDLAAYFHSLPGSLAVHR; translated from the coding sequence ATGAAAAAACTGATCGCCGCAGTGTTCTGCTCCGCCCTGTCGTTCTCCGCCGTCGCTGGCGGCAATGTCGCCGCCGGCAAGGCCGTGGCCGACAAATACAGTTGCTTCACCTGCCATGGCAAGGATTACAACTCCCCGATCGACCCCAGCTATCCAAAGCTGGCCGGCCAGCACAAGGATTACATCCAGCACGCGCTGACCGCCTACAAGCGGGGCGACGGCGCCAACGGCCGCAACAACGCCATCATGACCGGCCAGGTCAAGCCGCTGACGAATCAGGACATCAAGGACCTGGCGGCGTATTTCCACAGTCTGCCGGGCAGCCTGGCGGTGCACCGCTAG
- a CDS encoding cytochrome c produces the protein MKKITALLVLAGLAQTVQVAAAAEIVGNAQNAKAKVEMCIGCHGIPGYKATFPEVFQVPMIGGQSAKYIENALQAYKKGDRKHPSMKGIAASLSDQDIADVAAFYAQQTRTAAK, from the coding sequence ATGAAAAAAATCACCGCACTTCTCGTGCTCGCAGGCCTCGCCCAGACCGTCCAGGTCGCCGCCGCGGCGGAAATCGTGGGCAACGCCCAGAACGCCAAGGCCAAGGTTGAAATGTGTATCGGTTGTCATGGAATTCCGGGTTACAAAGCCACCTTCCCGGAAGTGTTTCAGGTGCCGATGATCGGCGGACAGTCGGCCAAGTATATTGAAAACGCGCTGCAGGCCTATAAGAAGGGCGATCGCAAGCATCCATCCATGAAGGGCATCGCCGCCAGCCTGTCGGACCAGGATATCGCCGATGTCGCCGCGTTCTACGCGCAGCAGACGCGCACCGCCGCGAAATGA